From Strongyloides ratti genome assembly S_ratti_ED321, scaffold srae_chrx_scaffold0000002:
ttaagatttttttatgtacCAATTTTAAAGGTAAATACGGAaagcattaaaaaaagtataacgaatgattaataatttatcaaaaaatacttttgtttaatatttttaaacattactCATGTATGATTcgtatataaaatgtttttttctataattttatctgattacatattttttacttttaactGTATGTTATTCAtatgattaaatatattaattgtattatatgtttttatttttactactAACCGGAATTATAATCAAATATAATtctaaaatttgtttatttaatttatacttagattttttaaaaattgaaaattttataaatttatatgtttttaatattctgGTATACtatgtattattaaaaatttaagtaaagtaaaatttttattaaaatagagTACACttctataatttattaactaaacaatgaataaaagaaacatgtaacaataacaaatttaaataaaatgaactATTTTCACTTATGCCACTTTATATATTCGCAGAGGTATCattgtatttttaacttaTGTTTATGTTTCTTTCAACGCGCGAATCCTTTTCCTTACTGTaagtaattattattaaaaataaaaaataatgatttgttgataattttctttgttactttaatattatatttttttaatcaaagttattcattaaatcatttaagtataatataaaaatttttaatattttatttataattaaacgAAAAATGAAGTTTTATATGAACTattaattatgaaaaaaatgtatacTATATAATAGgaatttaacaaataattctactattattatattaataaaatttaaaattatacattagATTGTCTTGAATGAAAGGAAGTTTTTAAATGACTATAGTTAtgtattcattttttataactaattatgttttaataacaataaatttttgattaattattATGAATCTTCTATACACAATGATATATCACTCTTActgattaaaattttttttttcttgttaaattttatacaatgctattttaaatgtgaaatgccaaaaatttttcatgagattaaaaaaaaaaccaaaagcttaaaatatacaaaaatttataatatttttttagaataaacATTGtctgtatttttattttaaaaaaaataatttgaaagATTCTGAATGGAAAAAAAGAATCATGAAAATGTCTAATTTTGGAAATTAATTTCACATCATAAACTGCATTttgaattataattttaattagtctttctaattttttgaaataaaataggAAGTCAGAAGAAGTTTATCAATAGTTATGTATAAAGTTAATAGacaaataaaacatttattgttttaaagtCTGTTTTtgtaaacttttaaatttataactgaataatttttaagtaaacacacttaagataataaaattataataaatacgacaatattttaaaaaaaaaagtttaaaaattaaaaaaaaaccataaaaaattaaagacttttattaaaaaagttgtgTATTGTTAATTCATGAATCCTGGTAACATAAATTGTGCTGggtcaatttaaaaatatacacaaaaaattgttcctgaaataatctttttaataaaaaaagatactattttttttataacactTTTTGCTTACAAATGTTAGAAATCATTTTCATGAAATTAAACaaagaatttataaaatatgtcaTTAAGAATTTTGTTGTATCCAgataatcaaatttttaaagttaagcatatttaaaagatttattataaaatatgcaattataaaaagaagaatttgatataatacaattatttttcaaaacttATGACTaataatatagtaaaaacattaaaataaaaaaatatacatctATTTTAGTATgtcattttcattttttcttaatatgcaattttacaaaatttaaatacctcaatatattaaaagaactagaaaattaaaaattctctttaagatattgttaattaattattcttGACAAGTGtcattttgtattttaaattttttttttgcataaaaattttttgatgcaaaatttaaatttttaaatgaattttaataataaattttttttaattatttacaaaaaataaaattatattattttatctattttaaatgaGTTCTAAAGAATTTGTTAAAACAGGAGATATCCTAAATAATCAATTCAaggtaaaaaatatataataaatttaatatctctaaaaaatttttaagattattaaaCTTATTGATTCAGGAGCATATGGAACtgtttataaatgtttagacacaaataaaaaaactcaTGTTGCTATGAAAGTAGAAGCTAATATCATAAACTCGGAATCCAAATCAAAAATAGAATTAGAtgttcttaaaatattaatagataAACAAAATGTGGCTCAACTTATTTATagtgagaaaaaaaaagaatacaCATTTATTGTAATGAATTTACTTGGAAAGAATCTTTTTGATCTTATGAATCTTTGTGGTACTTTCAAATTATCTACTATTGCAAGAATAGGAATACAACTTCTTTAtggattaaaaaatttacatgaTGCTGGATTTATTCATAGAGACATTAAGCCTGAAAACATAGCTATTGGAAGGGGTAATAAAATgcgaaaatttatttatcttctCGATTTTGGATTATGTAGAAGATTTAAAGACAAAGAAAATCCAGGTAAAATAATACCACCAAGAACAATTGCTCCTTTTTGTGGGACATTAATGTTTAGTAGTCTCAATGCACAAAATGAAAAGGAACAAGGAAGAGGAGATGATTTGATTTCACTTGTTTATGTTCTCAGtgatttttctaataaactTCCATGGTCATCGGAAACTGAAGAGAATGAAATGAGACTTTTTAAAGAGAAATTTCATGGTAAAGATTTATTTCCTACAGATAAATCTTTAGCtgatttttttgattatgtTAAAACTCTCAAATATGAAGATGAACCAAATTATGAGaaactttttcaatatttaaatgtaaatttaattattttttttttactttaataattttttagataattattaaggaaaataatgtaaaattttctGATCCATATGAATGGGAAACAATCTTAGATAAAGCAGAAAAACCAAATGTTAAGAAGAGTTTAAAACGAAAAGCTAAACTAGATGACTTTTATACTgctaaaaagtttaaaaattttgaatcttttttgtaataggtgttaaaaataaattgttaaattaaataatgtaataaaatataaattattttttaatataattaattataaaacaagACATTAGTTTatgatttaatatataattgaaaaaattaatttcttacatttagatttttttgataaatgctttaaaaaaatatattagattacttttttttgctttataaaaattttatattttcaactATTCacacatataaaaaatatttttactgtgattttttaataaattatatttttgtgctattttttgaaattgataatcaattttaaatagttttactaataattatattttaatatattgttgtgaatttttttaaaaatctataggtcttaaaagttattaataaacgttttaaattatgataGTTTAAATGATTAGATTTCTATAACTtaactaaatttaaaagCCCATCTCAAAAATAATGACTTTGTTTAACCTTGgatgcaaaaaaaaagaaaattctaatgcaataaataaatttttattactgtttttttttaaatacttataatttatttaaaaagatatttttgttattcatttgttttttgtattttcttttgaggtaaaaattctaaaatatatttatcagaATATTCCATGTACgaataattttaagttttATGAATTTAATCAAATTTGAATGAAATaacttaaataaaaataaatttatttttaattttactcttaattttttttaaaaaattattgtaagtaaatttttatgtaaaaagcaaaaaaaaacattattaaaaatatgtttcatataaaaactttatatgaatacgattttaaaaaacttgaATTTTGtagttaaattaaattagcTTAAAATCTAAGTGTTTATAAGATTAGATAATACAATGAATTATATGTGATTTGTTAGAAAATTAGATTAAGAAAGATGGCGTAGgtataaatttatagaaatttaGGCTTTAGTTATTAGCTAAAAATTATCCAtgcaaatatattttagtttttacATCTTAGCTCAGATGATTTTTCATTCGTATATACTTATATGATATTTTCCATGTTGAGACAAAATCATTTGTATCGTActagatattttttaaaaatagtatcaaaaaacaaaaagaaagtaatttaaaattgaataaataattattcagCAAAAAATTACGCATTCTTTCATATATACAGttaatttcttattttttattaaaacagtTTTGTAAAgtgtattaaatattttaataaaaaacggtaattttaaagattgtttatatttataagaaaaattacattataagtgaaaaattttttttaataacaaactaaaataaaaaaaattttatgcaacatttgatttattaagataaagataatcaacaatttattattaataaaatgtacaATATTCAATAGTTCTTATTacaatttgaatttttttttactatctTTTAGTTAAatcatattttctttttattataaaaaaaacgttgttgtttatgtatataagtataataataattataaatgaaaatagtTTGAAAATGgcgaaaaataataaatttatttctaaaaatgtaACTTTCTtgatttttacttttttttgtaaattcttatttaagtatataaaatattattaatacatataaaagcgtttttaaattttttacttttat
This genomic window contains:
- a CDS encoding Asator, with product MSSKEFVKTGDILNNQFKIIKLIDSGAYGTVYKCLDTNKKTHVAMKVEANIINSESKSKIELDVLKILIDKQNVAQLIYSEKKKEYTFIVMNLLGKNLFDLMNLCGTFKLSTIARIGIQLLYGLKNLHDAGFIHRDIKPENIAIGRGNKMRKFIYLLDFGLCRRFKDKENPGKIIPPRTIAPFCGTLMFSSLNAQNEKEQGRGDDLISLVYVLSDFSNKLPWSSETEENEMRLFKEKFHGKDLFPTDKSLADFFDYVKTLKYEDEPNYEKLFQYLNIIIKENNVKFSDPYEWETILDKAEKPNVKKSLKRKAKLDDFYTAKKFKNFESFL